In one Haloplanus salinus genomic region, the following are encoded:
- a CDS encoding gluconate 2-dehydrogenase subunit 3 family protein: MDLSRRDALAALAATGVAGVAGTAFLDDGDGADASDEPTVDATPVPDDGLTTLVAVAETVYPSAAGGVDAFVETYVAGLPDDRRDEVLAVAADLDATARDWVDAPLADLDRSTRDDLLRDLGVDVADPDADGYLSERIRFHLVNELLYAFYASPTGGRLVGIENPVAYPGGTESYQRAAMEDGDG, encoded by the coding sequence ATGGATCTGAGCCGACGGGACGCGCTGGCGGCCTTGGCCGCGACGGGTGTCGCTGGCGTCGCCGGCACGGCGTTTCTCGACGACGGGGACGGCGCCGACGCCTCCGACGAACCGACAGTCGACGCCACTCCCGTCCCCGACGACGGCCTAACGACCCTCGTCGCCGTCGCGGAGACGGTGTACCCGTCCGCCGCCGGGGGCGTCGACGCCTTCGTCGAGACGTACGTCGCCGGTCTCCCCGACGACCGCCGGGACGAGGTTCTCGCCGTCGCCGCCGACCTCGACGCGACGGCTCGGGACTGGGTCGACGCCCCCCTCGCCGACCTCGATCGATCGACCCGCGACGACCTCCTCCGTGACCTCGGCGTCGACGTGGCCGACCCCGACGCCGACGGCTACCTCTCCGAGCGGATTCGCTTCCACCTCGTGAACGAACTCCTCTATGCCTTCTACGCCTCGCCGACCGGCGGCCGACTGGTCGGCATCGAGAACCCCGTCGCCTACCCCGGCGGCACCGAGAGCTACCAGCGTGCCGCCATGGAGGACGGGGATGGTTGA
- a CDS encoding GMC family oxidoreductase: MVEDRSPDPDADVCIVGAGPAGAIVAARLAEAGHDVVVLDAGPRFDLDDRIEQLDTHIRPGLDGLWGMGGERDAYTSSGPRGYPLNAARVKGVGGSTLHWQGMVMRLHERDFELRSRHGVATDWPVDYADLRPYYAAAERELRVAGADDNPFAPPREEPFPLPAFPPSHSDAIFAEACESLGLPTHSVPNARNSEPADGASACVGYGTCKPVCPSGAKYTAERHVSRAEAAGARVIDRAPVQRLAHDDAGRRVEAAVYATPDGEEHRQDADAVVLACGGVENVRLLLLSDSDAHPDGLANSSGLVGRYFMDHCFAGVGGRIDRPTRQNHVGFNTTECHALYDGVDPLPGVKLEFLNYAGPSPVIDSLHADDWGDSLLDDLRESYGTHLAVGGLVEQFPRAENRITLDRSTTDDHDNPVPDVHWSLGPETRTAIERANEVQRSILEELGAEIDWVVGPDATGPAYHHMGTTRMGTDPESSVVAPDCRAHDCDNLWIAGSSVFPTGGAMNPTLTIAALSCRLADRLDDWL; encoded by the coding sequence ATGGTTGAGGACCGCTCCCCCGACCCGGACGCCGACGTCTGCATCGTCGGCGCCGGCCCCGCGGGCGCCATCGTCGCCGCCCGCCTCGCGGAGGCGGGTCACGACGTCGTCGTCCTCGACGCCGGCCCGCGGTTCGACCTCGACGATCGGATCGAACAGCTCGACACGCACATCCGCCCCGGTCTCGACGGCCTCTGGGGCATGGGCGGCGAGCGCGACGCTTACACCTCCAGCGGCCCGAGGGGCTACCCGCTGAACGCCGCCCGCGTGAAAGGCGTCGGCGGGTCGACGCTCCACTGGCAGGGCATGGTGATGCGCCTCCACGAGCGCGACTTCGAACTCCGGAGCCGCCACGGCGTCGCCACCGACTGGCCCGTCGACTACGCCGACTTGCGCCCGTACTACGCCGCGGCCGAACGGGAGTTGCGCGTCGCCGGCGCCGACGACAACCCCTTCGCCCCGCCCCGCGAGGAGCCGTTCCCCCTCCCCGCTTTCCCGCCCTCACACAGCGACGCCATCTTCGCCGAGGCCTGCGAGTCGCTCGGCCTCCCCACCCACTCCGTGCCGAACGCCCGCAACTCCGAACCGGCGGACGGCGCCTCGGCTTGCGTCGGCTACGGCACCTGTAAACCCGTCTGTCCGTCCGGCGCGAAATACACCGCGGAGCGTCACGTCTCGCGCGCGGAGGCGGCGGGCGCCCGCGTTATCGACCGGGCGCCAGTCCAGCGACTCGCCCACGACGACGCCGGGCGACGCGTCGAGGCCGCCGTCTACGCGACGCCCGACGGCGAGGAACACCGACAGGACGCCGACGCCGTCGTCCTCGCGTGCGGCGGCGTCGAGAACGTCCGCCTCCTCCTGCTCTCCGACTCCGACGCCCACCCCGACGGCCTCGCCAACTCCTCCGGCCTGGTCGGGCGCTACTTCATGGATCACTGCTTCGCCGGCGTCGGCGGCCGGATCGACCGCCCGACCCGACAGAACCACGTCGGCTTCAACACCACCGAGTGTCACGCCCTCTACGACGGAGTGGACCCCTTACCAGGGGTCAAACTGGAGTTCCTCAACTACGCCGGTCCCTCCCCGGTCATCGACTCGCTCCACGCCGACGACTGGGGCGACTCCCTGCTCGACGACCTCCGGGAGTCCTACGGCACCCACCTCGCCGTCGGCGGCCTCGTCGAGCAGTTCCCGCGCGCCGAGAACCGCATCACCCTCGATCGCTCGACCACGGACGACCACGACAACCCCGTGCCCGACGTCCACTGGTCGCTGGGGCCGGAGACGCGAACCGCCATCGAGCGGGCCAACGAAGTCCAGCGGTCGATCCTCGAGGAACTCGGCGCGGAGATAGACTGGGTCGTCGGCCCCGATGCGACGGGGCCGGCGTACCACCACATGGGCACGACCCGGATGGGAACCGACCCCGAATCGAGCGTCGTCGCCCCCGACTGCCGCGCCCACGACTGTGACAACCTCTGGATCGCCGGCAGCAGCGTCTTCCCCACCGGCGGCGCGATGAACCCGACGCTCACCATCGCCGCCCTGAGCTGTCGGCTGGCCGACCGCCTCGACGACTGGCTCTGA
- a CDS encoding fumarylacetoacetate hydrolase family protein, giving the protein MRRVRFRDPAGMVRTGEWHGDAVSFADSTYDPDEVDVLAPCEPSKIVCIGLNYADHAEETGMDIPDRPMLFLKPPNTVAAHGDTVTLPAGKEQVDWEAELGVVVGEQCRNVDAADAEDVIAGYTVVCDISNRDDQRQEQNWVRGKAFDGGAPMGPVVADPDHLPDDAAISLRVNGDEKQSSDITQLIFSVPQLIEEISTYMTLEPGDVISTGTPSGVGGLEDGDDVEVEVEGVETLSFTVEQD; this is encoded by the coding sequence ATGCGACGCGTCAGATTCCGCGATCCCGCAGGCATGGTACGGACCGGCGAGTGGCACGGCGACGCCGTCAGCTTCGCCGATTCCACCTACGACCCCGACGAGGTGGACGTCCTCGCACCGTGCGAGCCGTCGAAAATCGTCTGTATCGGCCTCAACTACGCCGACCACGCCGAGGAGACGGGTATGGACATCCCCGACCGCCCCATGCTCTTCCTCAAGCCCCCCAACACCGTCGCTGCCCACGGCGACACCGTCACCCTCCCCGCGGGGAAAGAGCAGGTCGACTGGGAGGCCGAACTCGGCGTCGTCGTCGGCGAGCAGTGCCGGAACGTCGACGCCGCCGACGCCGAGGACGTGATCGCCGGCTACACGGTCGTCTGTGACATCTCGAACCGCGACGACCAGCGTCAGGAGCAGAACTGGGTCCGCGGTAAGGCCTTCGACGGCGGCGCCCCGATGGGACCGGTCGTCGCCGACCCCGATCACCTGCCCGACGACGCCGCGATCAGCCTTCGTGTCAACGGCGACGAGAAGCAGTCCTCCGACATCACGCAGCTCATCTTCTCCGTGCCCCAACTGATCGAGGAAATCTCCACGTACATGACGCTCGAACCCGGCGACGTCATCTCGACGGGGACGCCCTCCGGCGTCGGCGGCCTCGAAGACGGCGACGACGTCGAGGTGGAGGTCGAGGGCGTCGAAACCCTCTCGTTCACCGTCGAACAGGACTGA